AAGCCCATCGGGCGCAATTGTTCCCGCCGAACGCACAGCGCGAGCTGCGCAAATTCACCTCGGGCGAAGTGGCGGATCTGTTGGGCGTCAAGGACGCCTATCTGCGCAAACTGCATCTGGACGGGCGCGGCCCCGAGCCCGAGATTCGCGCCGGGGGGCGGCGCTATTACAGCCTGTCCGAGGTCATGGATCTGCGGGTCATGCTGGACAAGGGCGCCAAAACCCCCGGCACCTACCTGCCCGGTCGGCGCGCGGGTGACCATGTGCAGGTCATCACCGTGATCAACTTCAAGGGCGGCTCGGGCAAGACCACCACCGCCGCGCATCTGGCGCAGAAACTGGCGCTCGATGGCTACCGCGTGCTTGGCATCGACCTCGATCCGCAGGCCAGTTTCAGCGCCCTGCACGGGTTCCAGCCGGAATTCGACCTGATCGACGGCGGCACGCTCTATGACGCGATTCGCTACGAAGACCCCCTGCCCCTGCGCGCGGTGATCCGTAAAACCTATATCCACGGGCTTGATATCATTCCCGGCAATCTGGACCTGATGGAGTTCGAACACGACACGCCGCGTGCACTGGCCGCGCGGTCTGGTCAGATGTTCTTTACCAGAGTTGGCGAAAAACTGGCCGAGGTGGAAAGCGAATACGACGTCGTCGTCATCGACTGCCCGCCGCAGCTGGGGTTTTTGACGATGTCCGCACTCTCTGCCGCCACCGCCGTTCTGGTCACCGTGCATCCGCAGATGCTGGACGTGATGTCGATGTGCCAATTCCTGCTGATGACCTCGAATCTGCTGGGCGTCGTCGCCGATGCCGGCGGCAACATGCAATATGATTGGTTGCGCTATCTGGTGACCCGCTATGAGCCCGGCGACGGGCCGCAAAACCAGATGGTCAGCTTCATGCGCAGCCTGTTCGGCGATCATGTGCTCAACCACCCTGCCCTGAAATCGACGGCGATTTCCGATGCGGGGATCACCAAGCAGACGCTCTATGAGGTCGAGAAATCGCAATTCACCCGCGTCACCTATGAACGCGCATTGGAAAGCCTGAATGCGGTCAACAGCGAGATTGAAGCGCTCATTCAATCCGCCTGGGGTCGCGAATAAGGAGGGCTGGTTATGGCTCGCAAGGATCTTCTCAAAGGGTTGATGGAGGGGTCGGACACGCCCACGCCGCACACCCCTGCCCCGCGCATGACCGGTGGCGCGATTGGCGCGGTCAGCCGGTCGATCGCCGATCTGCGCACCCGCGCGCTGGTCGATGTGCCCGCCGATCTGATCGACGGCGCCGGCCTGCGCGACCGCCTGGAGCCCGAGGCAGACCT
Above is a window of Pararhodobacter sp. DNA encoding:
- the repA gene encoding plasmid partitioning protein RepA — encoded protein: MKREDRIDHLVGEHAARLSERLQAHRAQLFPPNAQRELRKFTSGEVADLLGVKDAYLRKLHLDGRGPEPEIRAGGRRYYSLSEVMDLRVMLDKGAKTPGTYLPGRRAGDHVQVITVINFKGGSGKTTTAAHLAQKLALDGYRVLGIDLDPQASFSALHGFQPEFDLIDGGTLYDAIRYEDPLPLRAVIRKTYIHGLDIIPGNLDLMEFEHDTPRALAARSGQMFFTRVGEKLAEVESEYDVVVIDCPPQLGFLTMSALSAATAVLVTVHPQMLDVMSMCQFLLMTSNLLGVVADAGGNMQYDWLRYLVTRYEPGDGPQNQMVSFMRSLFGDHVLNHPALKSTAISDAGITKQTLYEVEKSQFTRVTYERALESLNAVNSEIEALIQSAWGRE